Proteins from a genomic interval of Micropterus dolomieu isolate WLL.071019.BEF.003 ecotype Adirondacks linkage group LG16, ASM2129224v1, whole genome shotgun sequence:
- the LOC123984923 gene encoding protein FAM180A isoform X2 has translation MTQSWAPLIAVYLSINLAATQHHRKALYPSAYTIKRGTYSLINPTFQHSVEDVNLLFEILLAGMQIRGGEHTMLIPDEELASLRSVEKLEVICEDVLPKRLSDIRRLTAELAQRRYSLSWQDFERTVLTLVYTTQTLARDFRSLSQHVSIHPMPKPLVLILED, from the exons ATGACGCAGTCGTGGGCTCCACTCATCGCCGTTTACCTGTCCATCAACCTGGCAGCCACTCAGCACCACAGGAAAG CTCTGTATCCATCTGCATATACGATAAAACGTGGGACATATTCGCTGATCAACCCCACGTTCCAGCATTCGGTGGAGGATGTCAACCTGCTTTTTGAG ATCCTGCTAGCTGGAATGCAGATCCGAGGTGGAGAACACACCATGCTGATCCCAGATGAGGAGCTCGCCTCCCTGAGGAGCGTGGAGAAACTGGAGGTCATCTGCGAGGATGTCCTGCCAAAGAGGCTCTCCGACATACGCCGCCTGACAGCAGAGCTCGCCCAGCGTCGGTATTCTCTGAGCTGGCAGGACTTTGAGAGGACGGTGCTGACCCTGGTGTACACCACTCAGACCCTGGCTCGA gATTTTCGGTCTCTTTCTCAGCATGTCAGCATTCATCCTATGCCCAAGCCTCTGGTGCTGATTCTGGAGGACTGA
- the LOC123984923 gene encoding protein FAM180A isoform X1, producing MTQSWAPLIAVYLSINLAATQHHRKALYPSAYTIKRGTYSLINPTFQHSVEDVNLLFEILLAGMQIRGGEHTMLIPDEELASLRSVEKLEVICEDVLPKRLSDIRRLTAELAQRRYSLSWQDFERTVLTLVYTTQTLARVSNQQQREAWTDAVIQLFRAIQKDLRPS from the exons ATGACGCAGTCGTGGGCTCCACTCATCGCCGTTTACCTGTCCATCAACCTGGCAGCCACTCAGCACCACAGGAAAG CTCTGTATCCATCTGCATATACGATAAAACGTGGGACATATTCGCTGATCAACCCCACGTTCCAGCATTCGGTGGAGGATGTCAACCTGCTTTTTGAG ATCCTGCTAGCTGGAATGCAGATCCGAGGTGGAGAACACACCATGCTGATCCCAGATGAGGAGCTCGCCTCCCTGAGGAGCGTGGAGAAACTGGAGGTCATCTGCGAGGATGTCCTGCCAAAGAGGCTCTCCGACATACGCCGCCTGACAGCAGAGCTCGCCCAGCGTCGGTATTCTCTGAGCTGGCAGGACTTTGAGAGGACGGTGCTGACCCTGGTGTACACCACTCAGACCCTGGCTCGAGTAAGCAACCAACAGCAGAGAGAGGCGTGGACGGACGCTGTGATCCAGCTGTTCAGAGCCATTCAAAAGGATCTCAGACCCTCCTAA